The genome window CCTCGGTCCGGGTCCCTTCCGGTACCGCCAGCAGGTCCGCGGCGGTGACCTGCACATCCTCGCGGAGCACGCCGAGCTGGTTGCGCTTCGTGCCGAGGACGCTGGTGAAGACCTCCAGCGCGATCGGGACCAGGCCGGGATGGGCCACCCAGGTGCCGTCGTGTCCGTCGCCCGCCTCGCGCCGCTTGTCAACGCGGACCTTTTCCAGGGCCGCCTCGTTGCGCGCGTCATCTCCCTTGATCGGGATCTGCGCCGCCATCCCGCCCATGGCGAAGGCGCCCCGGCGGTGACAGGTCTTGATGAGGAGGGTGGTGTACGAGCGCATGCAGTGCGCCGCCATCGTCACCTGGGCGCGGTCGGGGAGAACGCGGCCCGGGACCGCCTTGAGCGTCTTGATGACGGAGAAGATGTAGTCCCAGCGGCCGCAATTGAGCCCGACGATATGGTCGCGCAGTTCGTACAGGATCTCGTCCATCTCGAAGGCCGCCGGCAGCGTCTCGATGAGGATGGTCGCGCGCGCGGTGCCGACCGGCAGGCCGAGCGTCTGCTCAGCGTAGGTCATCACCTCGTTCCACCACCGCGCCTCGAGATGCCCCTGCAGCTTCGGGAGGTAGTAGTAGGGGCCGGACTTCCGCGCGAGGAGCTCCTTCGCGTTGTGGAAGAGGTAGAGGCCGAAGTCGAAGAGCGGTGCCGGAACCGGGGCGCCGTCCACGGCGAAGTGGCGCTCCTCGAGGTGCAGCCCGCGAGGCCGCACCAGCAGCACGGCGATCTTCTTGTCGAGCCGGTACGACTTCCCGCTGTTCGGGTCCACGTAGTCGATCTGGCGCCGGACCGCGTCCATCAGGTTCCCCTGGCCCGCGATCACGTTGTCCCAGGTGGGGGAAAGGGAGTCCTCGAAGTCGGCCATGAACACCTGCGCCCCGGAGTTGAGCGCGTTGATGATCATCTTCCGGTCGACCGGCCCGGTGATCTCGACCCGGCGGTCGAGGAGGTCGGCGGGAATCGGCGCTACCGTCCAGTCGGACGCCCGGACCTCGGCGGTATCCTCCAGGAAGTCCAGCTGTTCGGTGCCGGCATCGAGACGCGCCTGGCGCGCGGCGCGCGCCGCCAGCAACTCCTGGAGGGGAGCTCGAAACCGGCGGGTCAGGTCTTCAATGAAGGCGCGCGCCTCAGGGCTGAGAACGCGAGCGAGATCGGCGGGCGCGGGGGCGGCCTGCAGGGCCATGACAGGTGCTCCGGTAAGAGTCACACGAAAAGTGGTGCGGGGTGGTACTGGAGACCGTGGGATTATCGTGAAAATCCGGTGCGGCTCACGGAGCGACACGAGAGGCAAGTTCCGGGCTTGGAAGGGAGTCCCTGTCGGATCTCGTAAGGTATTAAATATCAAAGACTTAAAGCAGCAAGTCGAGCGGCGCTGTTGCATGCAGGAAACGGTCAGGCCGAGGCCCCCTGCGACAACATCCGTATGGATGCGGAGTGGTGACGCGTTCGGACCTATGGCCCAGCCGCCCCGCTGCCCCGCTGCCCCGCCAACTGCCCACACGCCGCCTTGATGTCCAGCCCCCGGCTCCGCCGGACCACCGCCTCCACGCCGCGCGCCTGCAACCGCCCAGCAAAGTTCTTGATCTTGTTCGATGGAGTCGGCTCCAGCCCCGGCGCCCCGCCCGGATGAAGCGGCAGCAGGTTTACCAGCGCGCCGTGCCTATTGGCCAGGGCCGCCAGGGCGTCGGCGTCCTGGTCGCTGTCATTCTTCCCGGCGATCATCACGTACTCGAAGGTGATCCGCTTCCGGAACGCCGTCGCCGCCTGGAGGACCGCCTCCAGGTCGTATTTCTTCTCGATCGGCATGATCGCCAGCCGCCGCGCCGCCGTGGGTGCGTGCAGCGAGATGGCCAGCCGGAACTGTTCCGGGCGGGCCGCCAGCTTCTTCATGCCCGGGATGATGCCGACGGTGCTCACCGTGATGTGCCGCGCGCCGATGCCGAGCCCGTCCGGGTTGTTCAGGATGCTCAGGGAGACGTCCACCCCCGGCCAGTTGAGGAGCGGCTCCCCCATCCCCATGTACACGATGTTGCTCGGTTTGTCGGCCGGGTCGCGCAGCATCACCTCGCGCACCTGGCCGGCGATCTCGAAGGGGCTCAGGTTCCGGCGAAACCCCATCAACCCTGTCGCGCAGAACACGCATCCGAGGGCGCAGCCTGCCTGTGAGGAGATGCAGAGAGTACGGCGCGAGCCGGACGGAATGAGCACCGACTCCACCGCCTCGCCGTCGTCCAGCCGCCAGAGGAACTTCCGCGTCCCGTCCTGGGAGAGCTCCGAGAGCTCCTCCTTGAGACGTCGGAGTGGAAAAGTCTCGTCCAGCTCGACGCGGAGTGCCGCCGGGAGCTCGGTCGCGTCGCTCCAGGCCCTGATTGGCTGAACCCAGAGCCGGCGGTGAAGTTGATCCGCGCGGTAGTTCGGGAGCCCCCGCTCCTCGACCCACGTCGTCAGCCGCGCACGCGCGGCATCAGGGGTGAGGTCGAGAATGGTATCGGCCGGTGGAGCGACTCGAGGAGATGTCATGCTCGAAAGATACTCGCTCGGTCGTGGCGAGGGGTCCGCCAGCGCGGGCCGACACGGCGATCCGGGGCACCTAAGCCCTTCTGTTTGAATTACTTGCCCGTCCCTCGGGCGGCGGTTACGTTTCCCGTAGCCGCGGCCCTCCGCCGCCCTCCCGACTCCGCAAGGAAACCGCCGCATGACGGCTACCGCACACCGTACGCACCTCTGTGGAGCCCTGACCCGCGACGACGCGGGCCAGACCGTCCGCCTCGGCGGCTGGGTGCACCGGCGCCGCGATCTCGGCGGCCTCGTCTTCCTCGATCTACGCGACCGCGCCGGCCTGGTGCAGCTCTCCTTCGATCCGCGCTGGAGCCCGCCCGATGTCATCGCGCGCGCCGCCTCGGTCGGCCCCGAGACCGTCGTGCTGGTCGAGGGCGAAGTCGAGGTTCGCCCCGAGATCGGCCGCGACGCGGGGATGGCCTCGCGTGAGGTCGAGGTGCACGTGCGGCAGCTGACGGTCGCAGGCCCGGCGGTCACTCCCGCCATTCCGGTGGCGCGGAAGGAGGGCGAGGAACTCCCGTCGGAGGAACTCCGTCTCCGTCACCGGGTGCTGGACCTCCGCCGCCCCGAACTCCAGCGCAACCTGATCCTCCGGCACCGGCTCCTGCAGCGGAGCCGCCGGACGATGTCCGAGCTCGGCTTCCTGGAAATCGAAACGCCGATCCTCACCAAGCCGACCCCGGAGGGTGCGCGCGACTACCTCGTCCCCAGCAGCGTCCATCGCGGCGAGTTCTACGCGCTCCCGCAGTCGCCGCAGATCTACAAGCAGCTGCTGATGGTGGCCGGGTACGACCGCTACTTCCAGCTGGCGCGCTGTTTCCGCGACGAGGATCTCCGCGCCGATAGGCAGCCCGAGTTCACCCAGATCGATATCGAAGCGTCGTTCGTCGGCCCGGAGGATGTGCAGGCCGTCGTCGAGCAGGTGCTGGTGGACCTCTGGGCCGAGGCGGGGCATGCGATCGCGCATCCCTTCCGCCGGATCACCTACCGGCAGGCGATGGAGTTGTATGGCGTGGACAAGCCCGACCTGCGCTACGGCTTCGAGATCCAGGACCTGACTGCGCTCGTCGCGCCGGACGCCGCCCCGTTTGTCCGGACCGCCATCGACGGGGGTGGCCGGGTGCGCGGCATCGTCGCGGCGGGCCAGGCCGACGCCAGCCGCAAGGAACTCGACGCGCTCGGCGCGCTCGCGAAGGACGCCGGCGCCGGTGGCCTCATCTGGGCCAAGCGGACCGCCGCCGGGTGGGAAGGGCAGGGGGTCAAGGCCATCGGCGCCGCGACGCTCGCGCAGCTCGGCGGCACCGTGGGCGACCTGCTCCTCGCGGTCGCCGGCCCCGACGCGGTGACCTCCCCGGCGCTGCATGCGGTCCGCAGCGGGCTCACCCGGCGCCCGGGCGTCCTTCCATCCACGGAGCACGCCTTCTGCTGGGTGGTGGACTTTCCGCTCTTTGAGCAGGATCCGGCCAGCGGCGAGTGGTCGCCGGCGCACCATCCATTTACGGCACCGCATCCCGACGACGCTGCGCGGCTCCGCAGCGAGCCCTGGTCGTGCCGCGCCCTCCACTATGACGCCGTATACAACGGGAACGAACTCGGCAGCGGGTCGATCCGCATCACGACGCCGGAACTCCAGACCACGATCTTCGAGCTGCTGAAGATTC of Gemmatimonadales bacterium contains these proteins:
- the aceB gene encoding malate synthase A, yielding MALQAAPAPADLARVLSPEARAFIEDLTRRFRAPLQELLAARAARQARLDAGTEQLDFLEDTAEVRASDWTVAPIPADLLDRRVEITGPVDRKMIINALNSGAQVFMADFEDSLSPTWDNVIAGQGNLMDAVRRQIDYVDPNSGKSYRLDKKIAVLLVRPRGLHLEERHFAVDGAPVPAPLFDFGLYLFHNAKELLARKSGPYYYLPKLQGHLEARWWNEVMTYAEQTLGLPVGTARATILIETLPAAFEMDEILYELRDHIVGLNCGRWDYIFSVIKTLKAVPGRVLPDRAQVTMAAHCMRSYTTLLIKTCHRRGAFAMGGMAAQIPIKGDDARNEAALEKVRVDKRREAGDGHDGTWVAHPGLVPIALEVFTSVLGTKRNQLGVLREDVQVTAADLLAVPEGTRTEAGLRHNIRVGIHYLAAWLSGNGCVPLYDLMEDAATAEICRSQVWQWLHNEVDITMADGTSAVLTDAAFRRMVTEEYAGIKDEVGEARFTAARYDEARDLFTELSTAREFVEFLTLPAYPMLDTP
- the rlmN gene encoding 23S rRNA (adenine(2503)-C(2))-methyltransferase RlmN yields the protein MTSPRVAPPADTILDLTPDAARARLTTWVEERGLPNYRADQLHRRLWVQPIRAWSDATELPAALRVELDETFPLRRLKEELSELSQDGTRKFLWRLDDGEAVESVLIPSGSRRTLCISSQAGCALGCVFCATGLMGFRRNLSPFEIAGQVREVMLRDPADKPSNIVYMGMGEPLLNWPGVDVSLSILNNPDGLGIGARHITVSTVGIIPGMKKLAARPEQFRLAISLHAPTAARRLAIMPIEKKYDLEAVLQAATAFRKRITFEYVMIAGKNDSDQDADALAALANRHGALVNLLPLHPGGAPGLEPTPSNKIKNFAGRLQARGVEAVVRRSRGLDIKAACGQLAGQRGSGAAGP
- the aspS gene encoding aspartate--tRNA ligase — translated: MTATAHRTHLCGALTRDDAGQTVRLGGWVHRRRDLGGLVFLDLRDRAGLVQLSFDPRWSPPDVIARAASVGPETVVLVEGEVEVRPEIGRDAGMASREVEVHVRQLTVAGPAVTPAIPVARKEGEELPSEELRLRHRVLDLRRPELQRNLILRHRLLQRSRRTMSELGFLEIETPILTKPTPEGARDYLVPSSVHRGEFYALPQSPQIYKQLLMVAGYDRYFQLARCFRDEDLRADRQPEFTQIDIEASFVGPEDVQAVVEQVLVDLWAEAGHAIAHPFRRITYRQAMELYGVDKPDLRYGFEIQDLTALVAPDAAPFVRTAIDGGGRVRGIVAAGQADASRKELDALGALAKDAGAGGLIWAKRTAAGWEGQGVKAIGAATLAQLGGTVGDLLLAVAGPDAVTSPALHAVRSGLTRRPGVLPSTEHAFCWVVDFPLFEQDPASGEWSPAHHPFTAPHPDDAARLRSEPWSCRALHYDAVYNGNELGSGSIRITTPELQTTIFELLKIPEPDIRRRFGFLLDGLAAGAPPHGGFALGFDRIVMLLAGATSLRDVIAFPKSTAARALFEGAPTTVDAKDLAALHLEVTGEG